In one Flammeovirga yaeyamensis genomic region, the following are encoded:
- a CDS encoding alpha/beta hydrolase family protein → MEKIFTLFLFLPIFALAQKESIWDLEELYKTPKYEETDLVNKKGVKSIFYESIDYKGKPTKVYAYYNIPTTERPENGYPAIVLVHGGGGTAFEDWVKIWNKRGYVAISMDLEGHLPSKNHQDRKNFEGSGPSRHGVFHDNNEALQDQWYYQAVAQVILAHSFLRGLPEVDTNNIGITGVSWGGMLTSSIAGIDDRFKFAIPIYGCGFLNGTDGLMGQHFKNGNQAYRDNLLTNFEAEAFLPKATMPILFINGSNDAHFPIPAMMSSAKAPKSKTYLYVEDGLGHGHPPAWDVEESYRFANAIIHNLPLMDIQKTTWDHSKMDFSAVVKGVRPRKVTAYYTFDKGKWQKRRWNSTPGNIKGTKVNAPIPEEATAAYLIIRDVKGMSLTTEVIFDTSDKQTMK, encoded by the coding sequence ATGGAAAAAATATTCACCCTATTCCTCTTCCTCCCCATCTTCGCTTTAGCACAAAAAGAGTCCATTTGGGATTTAGAGGAACTATACAAAACACCGAAGTACGAAGAAACCGATCTTGTCAACAAGAAAGGAGTTAAAAGTATCTTCTACGAAAGCATCGATTACAAAGGTAAACCCACAAAAGTGTATGCCTACTATAATATTCCAACGACTGAAAGACCAGAAAATGGCTACCCTGCAATAGTGTTAGTACATGGAGGTGGAGGAACAGCTTTTGAAGATTGGGTAAAAATTTGGAATAAGAGAGGATATGTAGCCATCTCAATGGATTTAGAAGGACATTTACCGTCTAAAAATCACCAAGACAGAAAGAATTTCGAAGGTTCAGGACCATCTCGACATGGTGTTTTTCATGATAACAACGAAGCATTACAAGACCAGTGGTATTATCAAGCTGTCGCACAAGTTATCCTAGCCCACTCTTTCTTAAGAGGTTTACCTGAAGTAGACACCAATAACATTGGTATTACCGGTGTAAGCTGGGGCGGAATGCTGACAAGTTCAATCGCTGGTATTGATGATCGCTTTAAATTTGCCATTCCAATTTACGGATGTGGATTCTTGAATGGTACAGATGGATTAATGGGACAGCATTTCAAAAATGGAAATCAAGCGTACAGAGATAACTTGTTAACCAACTTTGAAGCCGAAGCCTTTTTACCAAAGGCCACAATGCCTATCTTATTTATCAATGGCTCGAACGATGCACATTTCCCAATTCCAGCCATGATGTCATCAGCTAAGGCACCAAAATCAAAAACATATTTATATGTGGAAGATGGTTTAGGTCACGGTCACCCACCCGCTTGGGATGTAGAAGAATCGTATAGATTCGCCAATGCCATCATCCATAATTTACCTTTAATGGATATTCAGAAAACCACTTGGGATCACTCAAAAATGGATTTTTCAGCCGTTGTAAAAGGAGTAAGACCTAGAAAAGTAACAGCCTATTACACCTTTGATAAAGGCAAATGGCAAAAGAGAAGATGGAACTCCACACCAGGTAATATAAAAGGCACAAAAGTGAATGCCCCTATTCCAGAGGAAGCCACAGCAGCTTATCTAATTATTAGAGATGTAAAAGGTATGTCCTTAACTACTGAAGTCATCTTTGATACATCAGATAAACAAACGATGAAATAG